A window from Plodia interpunctella isolate USDA-ARS_2022_Savannah chromosome 2, ilPloInte3.2, whole genome shotgun sequence encodes these proteins:
- the LOC128680520 gene encoding DNA-directed RNA polymerases I, II, and III subunit RPABC4-like: MADTNKEQSVAKIMIYVCGECHKENEIKPKDPIRCRECGYRIMYKKRTKRLVVFDAR; this comes from the exons atggCTGATACAAATAAAGAGCAATCCGTTGCAAAGATTATGATATATGTCTGTGGAG aatgtcataaagaaaatgaaataaaaccaaaagACCCAATCAGGTGCAGAGAATGTGGCTATAGAATTATGTACAAGAAGAGGACAAAAAGAT TGGTTGTATTTGATGCTCGATGA